From the genome of Abyssicoccus albus, one region includes:
- a CDS encoding response regulator transcription factor — protein sequence MNIVIIDDHSIVRQGLKYLIESTENMEVIAEFSNGEEAINYLQSTVETVDVIIVDLVLPEMNGIQITQQIKSTNAQMKVIILTSYLEEKYIIPAYQSGADGFLLKDIAPKNLIKNIIEVYKGVNVVSQEIKGMVSDIDELPHLKNPLSNRELEVLAAMSLGLNNREIGEKLYVSEKTVKTHISNILRKLDVYDRTQAVLYNQKYSLTMK from the coding sequence ATGAATATCGTGATTATTGATGACCATTCAATCGTCAGGCAAGGATTGAAATACTTAATCGAATCTACTGAGAATATGGAAGTCATTGCAGAGTTTTCAAATGGTGAAGAGGCAATAAATTATTTACAATCTACTGTTGAGACAGTTGATGTTATCATTGTCGATCTCGTATTACCAGAGATGAATGGGATACAGATTACACAACAAATCAAATCAACGAACGCTCAAATGAAAGTCATTATATTGACAAGTTATTTAGAGGAGAAGTATATCATTCCAGCGTACCAATCGGGTGCTGATGGTTTTCTATTAAAGGATATTGCACCCAAAAATCTAATCAAAAATATTATCGAGGTCTATAAAGGGGTCAATGTAGTCAGTCAAGAAATTAAAGGGATGGTCAGTGATATTGATGAGTTACCTCATTTGAAAAATCCTTTATCTAACAGAGAGCTCGAAGTGCTTGCGGCGATGAGTCTAGGATTAAACAATCGTGAAATTGGAGAAAAATTATATGTTTCTGAAAAAACGGTCAAAACACATATATCGAATATACTTAGAAAGCTAGATGTATACGATAGAACGCAAGCTGTACTTTATAATCAAAAGTACAGCTTAACGATGAAATAA